The following proteins are co-located in the Bombus pascuorum chromosome 3, iyBomPasc1.1, whole genome shotgun sequence genome:
- the LOC132905447 gene encoding active breakpoint cluster region-related protein isoform X2: protein MSVFGDFQRVWVQRFPDSALPAAWEEDVRANLVKHKQKVTALREELEKEEFYVEYLERLLADVERHKQLANSNITTTPEKQQSTESQNQHSCLTTENNLADSTSSSNVQHVESLAPPLPAREDISKFQDKCVSELSSTLSTSKRPKSEIPRSPDKVPELRRNSDPDVPSNYVTVIEVTGSSKKDKNEESLKEEDEKDLENAVNEDGEDGDAEASEEEPYYDSVALDQTGEYVYIDARVPPVGNNNGSRAPPRRPPSLPDSPGNQSNYVNIDYFIQHRAAMDSEDEEGASPAPPILLRALSTDNETGSSDAEPLSLSEGSLESPTPTTPRRQEKSKDREDDRTSMIKCIVNSVVESETIYVECLNVMLQYMKAIRATLTTSQPVISEDEFGTMFYKIPELHALHQTFLDGLRKKLDKWDSKTTIGEQFKVMASNIGLYGAFLHNYARATDTVRRCSAHSTQFGEITRDIRLRGVPKGPGLSLEDLLHKPVARVQKNALVLHDLLKHTPVNHADHAPLSEALGMTRNFLDEFNIIQTKSMFPSHDRAQRRLVKNSFVVELSDGHRKLRHLFLFNDVIACAKYKASGRDKFTFELKWYVPVAEAVVTEDGIEPRETSPANVVALRSQACTVRDQILWEERNDEKRIRLGGRGSEKNRKKLAELEAQLVLASPNLVLRVAHKSQHRVQNSYTFFLSSEFERSQWVEAVEALQQGGQPPGPLPLSMYELQAWVTACRTYLQTDMGSYLLRSGRDESLLLGDLHLTLLGLTPPGLDRVGDLYIIVEVDSYGHYFKRARSRVARGQAPTWGETFVVELEGSQNVRILLYEECGTRSVLRGKCIQRLSRSWLQSDQVERSLNLGPATLDVALRFVPSEVTLRRVPSAKPQGLFGAKIQQVCKREKRDVPFIITACVREVERRGVGEVGLYRVSGSASDLTKLRKSFESNSYEAEQLLKEVDVHSVTGVLKLYLREMPEALFTDALYPAFLEAFQTGELSKGAALRRVYESLPAVNKAVIDFLLTHLIRVNKHEAQNKMSLHNLATVFGPTLLRPGTNSRSDAKSRDPLAAGTVDVMAQAGILYCFLQMHMQQNNQSL, encoded by the exons ATGAGCGTTTTCGGGGATTTCCAGCGTGTCTGGGTACAGAGATTCCCGGACAGCGCCTTGCCGGCAGCTTGGGAAGAAGACGTCAGGGCCAACCTAGTCAAGCATAAACAGAAG GTGACTGCTTTGAGAGAAGAGCTTGAAAAGGAAGAGTTTTATGTGGAATATTTAGAAAGGTTATTGGCTGATGTTGAACGTCATAAGCAATTAGCAAATAGTAATATTACAACTACACCTGAGAAACAGCAATCCACAGAATCACAAAATCAACACAGTTGTTTAACAACAGAGAATAATTTGGCAGATTCTACAAGCTCATCTAATGTTCAACATGTGGAATCGTTAGCTCCACCTCTTCCAGCACGTGAAGATATAAGTAAATTTCAGGACAAGTGTGTTTCTGAACTAAGTTCTACTCTTAGTACAAGCAAAAGACCCAAAAGTGAAATACCAAGGAGTCCTGATAAAGTGCCTGAACTTAGAAGAAACAGTGACCCAGATGTGCCAAGTAACTATGTCACTGTAATTGAAGTGACAGGAAGCtcaaagaaagataaaaatgaagaatctCTTAAAGAGGAAGATGAAAAag atttagAAAATGCAGTTAATGAAGATGGAGAGGATGGTGATGCAGAGGCATCAGAGGAGGAACCTTATTATGATTCTGTAGCCTTAGATCAAACAGgagaatatgtatatattgatgCACGTGTTCCACCTGTTGGAAATAATAATGGCAGTAGAGCACCACCCAGAAGACCACCCTCCTTACCTGATTCTCCAGGGAATCAGAGTAATTATGTCAacattgattattttataca ACATCGAGCTGCAATGGATAGTGAGGATGAAGAAGGTGCAAGTCCTGCACCACCAATCTTATTACGTGCCCTTAGCACGGATAACGAAACTGGTAGTAGTGACGCGGAGCCTTTAAGCCTAAGTGAAGGTAGCTTAGAATCTCCAACACCAACTACACCTCGTCGACAAGAGAAAAGTAAAGACCGTGAAGATGATAGAACGTCTATGATTAAATGCATCGTAAACTCGGTGGTAGAGAGTGAAACTATTTATGTCGAATGTCTAAATGTAATGTTACAA TACATGAAAGCCATCAGGGCAACATTAACAACGTCCCAACCTGTTATTTCTGAAGATGAATTTGGTAcgatgttttataaaattcctgAATTACATGCACTACATCAAACATTTTTGGATGGTCTTAGAAAGAAACTAGACAAATGGGACAGTAAAACTACTATAGGTGAACAATTtaaa GTAATGGCCAGCAATATAGGATTATATGGAGCTTTCTTACATAATTACGCTCGTGCTACTGATACTGTGCGGAGGTGTTCTGCACATTCGACTCAATTTGGTGAAATTACAAGAGATATAAGACTCAGAGGAGTTCCAAAAGGACCAGGTTTATCTCTTGAAGATCTTTTACATAAGCCAGTAGCGCGAGTACAAAAAAATGCACTAGTATTGCAT GATCTTCTTAAGCACACACCAGTGAATCATGCAGATCATGCGCCACTTTCAGAGGCTCTTGGTATGACTAGAAATTTCCTAGacgaatttaatattattcagaCGAAGTCAATGTTTCCG agtCATGATAGAGCACAACGGAGATTAGTAAAAAACTCGTTTGTGGTAGAACTGTCAGATGGTCATAGAAAGTTGagacatctttttctttttaatgacGTAATTGCTTGTGCAAAGTATAAAGCTTCTGGCAGAGACAAATTTACATTTGAGTTGAAGTGGTATGTACCAGTAGCAGAGGCGGTAGTGACAGAAGATGGCATTGAACCTCGTGAGACTAGTCCAGCTAATGTTGTAGCTTTGAG ATCACAAGCATGTACAGTACGTGATCAGATACTATGGGAAGAACGGAATGATGAAAAACGAATTAGACTCGGTGGTAGAGGTTCAgaaaaaaataggaagaaaCTTGCTGAGCTTGAAGCTCAATTAGTATTAGCATCCCCAAATTTAGTATTACGCGTTGCGCATAAAAGTCAACATCGAGTACAAAACTCGTATACATTCTTTCTATCCAGTGAATTTGAACGTTCTCAATGGGTTGAAGCTGTGGAGGCATTGCAACAG gGTGGACAACCTCCAGGACCATTACCTTTATCAATGTACGAATTACAGGCGTGGGTTACAGCCTGTCGTACTTACCTTCAAACAGATATGGGAAGTTATTTACTTAGATCAGGACGCGATGAAAGTTTATTATTAGGCGATCTTCATTTAACTTTACTTGGCTTGACACCACCTGGTTTAGATAGAGTAGGAGATCTTTATATTATTGTGGAAGTTGATAGTTATGGACACTATTTTAAACGTGCAAGAAGTCGAGTTGCGAGAGGCCAAGCTCCAACTTGgg GCGAAACATTCGTTGTGGAACTAGAGGGAAGTCAAAATGTTAGAATTTTGTTGTACGAAGAATGTGGAACGCGTTCTGTATTACGTGGCAAATGCATACAAAGATTAAGTAGATCTTGGCTTCAATCGGATCAAGTAGAAAGGTCATTAAATTTAGGCCCAGCTACATTAGATGTAGCTCTTCGTTTTGTCCCAAGTGAAGTGACATTAAGGCGGGTACCATCTGCTAAACCTCAAGGTTTATTTGGAGCTAAAATTCAACAAGTGTGCAA ACGTGAAAAACGCGATGTTCCTTTTATTATAACCGCATGCGTTAGAGAGGTAGAAAGGAGAGGAGTCGGAGAAGTGGGATTATATCGCGTTTCTGGTTCAGCTtctgatttaacaaaattacgcAAATCATTTGAAAGTAATTCGTACGAAGCAGAACAACTGCTTAAAGAG gtTGACGTTCACTCTGTAACAGGTGTGCTCAAATTGTATCTCCGTGAAATGCCGGAAGCTCTCTTTACGGATGCTCTGTATCCCGCGTTTTTAGAAGCTTTCCAAACTGGCGAGTTATCAAAAGGTGCTGCTCTCAGAAGAGTATACGAAAGTCTACCAGCCGTGAACAAGGCAGTCATCGACTTTCTACTTACTCATTTGATACGAGTTAATAAACACGAGGCTCAAAATAAAATGTCTTTGCACAACCTAGCGACGGTATTCGGGCCGACGCTTCTGCGTCCTGGTACGAATTCGCGATCTGATGCAAAAAGTCGAGATCCATTAGCTGCGGGGACCGTGGACGTGATGGCACAGGCCGGTATACTTTATTGTTTCTTGCAAATGCATATGCAACAGAACAATCAGTCACTCTAG
- the LOC132905447 gene encoding active breakpoint cluster region-related protein isoform X1, whose product MSVFGDFQRVWVQRFPDSALPAAWEEDVRANLVKHKQKVTALREELEKEEFYVEYLERLLADVERHKQLANSNITTTPEKQQSTESQNQHSCLTTENNLADSTSSSNVQHVESLAPPLPAREDISKFQDKCVSELSSTLSTSKRPKSEIPRSPDKVPELRRNSDPDVPSNYVTVIEVTGSSKKDKNEESLKEEDEKDLENAVNEDGEDGDAEASEEEPYYDSVALDQTGEYVYIDARVPPVGNNNGSRAPPRRPPSLPDSPGNQSNYVNIDYFIQHRAAMDSEDEEGASPAPPILLRALSTDNETGSSDAEPLSLSEGSLESPTPTTPRRQEKSKDREDDRTSMIKCIVNSVVESETIYVECLNVMLQYMKAIRATLTTSQPVISEDEFGTMFYKIPELHALHQTFLDGLRKKLDKWDSKTTIGEQFKVMASNIGLYGAFLHNYARATDTVRRCSAHSTQFGEITRDIRLRGVPKGPGLSLEDLLHKPVARVQKNALVLHDLLKHTPVNHADHAPLSEALGMTRNFLDEFNIIQTKSMFPSHDRAQRRLVKNSFVVELSDGHRKLRHLFLFNDVIACAKYKASGRDKFTFELKWYVPVAEAVVTEDGIEPRETSPANVVALRSQACTVRDQILWEERNDEKRIRLGGRGSEKNRKKLAELEAQLVLASPNLVLRVAHKSQHRVQNSYTFFLSSEFERSQWVEAVEALQQVMRSHMYLDKSKGGQPPGPLPLSMYELQAWVTACRTYLQTDMGSYLLRSGRDESLLLGDLHLTLLGLTPPGLDRVGDLYIIVEVDSYGHYFKRARSRVARGQAPTWGETFVVELEGSQNVRILLYEECGTRSVLRGKCIQRLSRSWLQSDQVERSLNLGPATLDVALRFVPSEVTLRRVPSAKPQGLFGAKIQQVCKREKRDVPFIITACVREVERRGVGEVGLYRVSGSASDLTKLRKSFESNSYEAEQLLKEVDVHSVTGVLKLYLREMPEALFTDALYPAFLEAFQTGELSKGAALRRVYESLPAVNKAVIDFLLTHLIRVNKHEAQNKMSLHNLATVFGPTLLRPGTNSRSDAKSRDPLAAGTVDVMAQAGILYCFLQMHMQQNNQSL is encoded by the exons ATGAGCGTTTTCGGGGATTTCCAGCGTGTCTGGGTACAGAGATTCCCGGACAGCGCCTTGCCGGCAGCTTGGGAAGAAGACGTCAGGGCCAACCTAGTCAAGCATAAACAGAAG GTGACTGCTTTGAGAGAAGAGCTTGAAAAGGAAGAGTTTTATGTGGAATATTTAGAAAGGTTATTGGCTGATGTTGAACGTCATAAGCAATTAGCAAATAGTAATATTACAACTACACCTGAGAAACAGCAATCCACAGAATCACAAAATCAACACAGTTGTTTAACAACAGAGAATAATTTGGCAGATTCTACAAGCTCATCTAATGTTCAACATGTGGAATCGTTAGCTCCACCTCTTCCAGCACGTGAAGATATAAGTAAATTTCAGGACAAGTGTGTTTCTGAACTAAGTTCTACTCTTAGTACAAGCAAAAGACCCAAAAGTGAAATACCAAGGAGTCCTGATAAAGTGCCTGAACTTAGAAGAAACAGTGACCCAGATGTGCCAAGTAACTATGTCACTGTAATTGAAGTGACAGGAAGCtcaaagaaagataaaaatgaagaatctCTTAAAGAGGAAGATGAAAAag atttagAAAATGCAGTTAATGAAGATGGAGAGGATGGTGATGCAGAGGCATCAGAGGAGGAACCTTATTATGATTCTGTAGCCTTAGATCAAACAGgagaatatgtatatattgatgCACGTGTTCCACCTGTTGGAAATAATAATGGCAGTAGAGCACCACCCAGAAGACCACCCTCCTTACCTGATTCTCCAGGGAATCAGAGTAATTATGTCAacattgattattttataca ACATCGAGCTGCAATGGATAGTGAGGATGAAGAAGGTGCAAGTCCTGCACCACCAATCTTATTACGTGCCCTTAGCACGGATAACGAAACTGGTAGTAGTGACGCGGAGCCTTTAAGCCTAAGTGAAGGTAGCTTAGAATCTCCAACACCAACTACACCTCGTCGACAAGAGAAAAGTAAAGACCGTGAAGATGATAGAACGTCTATGATTAAATGCATCGTAAACTCGGTGGTAGAGAGTGAAACTATTTATGTCGAATGTCTAAATGTAATGTTACAA TACATGAAAGCCATCAGGGCAACATTAACAACGTCCCAACCTGTTATTTCTGAAGATGAATTTGGTAcgatgttttataaaattcctgAATTACATGCACTACATCAAACATTTTTGGATGGTCTTAGAAAGAAACTAGACAAATGGGACAGTAAAACTACTATAGGTGAACAATTtaaa GTAATGGCCAGCAATATAGGATTATATGGAGCTTTCTTACATAATTACGCTCGTGCTACTGATACTGTGCGGAGGTGTTCTGCACATTCGACTCAATTTGGTGAAATTACAAGAGATATAAGACTCAGAGGAGTTCCAAAAGGACCAGGTTTATCTCTTGAAGATCTTTTACATAAGCCAGTAGCGCGAGTACAAAAAAATGCACTAGTATTGCAT GATCTTCTTAAGCACACACCAGTGAATCATGCAGATCATGCGCCACTTTCAGAGGCTCTTGGTATGACTAGAAATTTCCTAGacgaatttaatattattcagaCGAAGTCAATGTTTCCG agtCATGATAGAGCACAACGGAGATTAGTAAAAAACTCGTTTGTGGTAGAACTGTCAGATGGTCATAGAAAGTTGagacatctttttctttttaatgacGTAATTGCTTGTGCAAAGTATAAAGCTTCTGGCAGAGACAAATTTACATTTGAGTTGAAGTGGTATGTACCAGTAGCAGAGGCGGTAGTGACAGAAGATGGCATTGAACCTCGTGAGACTAGTCCAGCTAATGTTGTAGCTTTGAG ATCACAAGCATGTACAGTACGTGATCAGATACTATGGGAAGAACGGAATGATGAAAAACGAATTAGACTCGGTGGTAGAGGTTCAgaaaaaaataggaagaaaCTTGCTGAGCTTGAAGCTCAATTAGTATTAGCATCCCCAAATTTAGTATTACGCGTTGCGCATAAAAGTCAACATCGAGTACAAAACTCGTATACATTCTTTCTATCCAGTGAATTTGAACGTTCTCAATGGGTTGAAGCTGTGGAGGCATTGCAACAGGTAATGCGTTCCCATATGTACCTAGATAAGTCAAAG gGTGGACAACCTCCAGGACCATTACCTTTATCAATGTACGAATTACAGGCGTGGGTTACAGCCTGTCGTACTTACCTTCAAACAGATATGGGAAGTTATTTACTTAGATCAGGACGCGATGAAAGTTTATTATTAGGCGATCTTCATTTAACTTTACTTGGCTTGACACCACCTGGTTTAGATAGAGTAGGAGATCTTTATATTATTGTGGAAGTTGATAGTTATGGACACTATTTTAAACGTGCAAGAAGTCGAGTTGCGAGAGGCCAAGCTCCAACTTGgg GCGAAACATTCGTTGTGGAACTAGAGGGAAGTCAAAATGTTAGAATTTTGTTGTACGAAGAATGTGGAACGCGTTCTGTATTACGTGGCAAATGCATACAAAGATTAAGTAGATCTTGGCTTCAATCGGATCAAGTAGAAAGGTCATTAAATTTAGGCCCAGCTACATTAGATGTAGCTCTTCGTTTTGTCCCAAGTGAAGTGACATTAAGGCGGGTACCATCTGCTAAACCTCAAGGTTTATTTGGAGCTAAAATTCAACAAGTGTGCAA ACGTGAAAAACGCGATGTTCCTTTTATTATAACCGCATGCGTTAGAGAGGTAGAAAGGAGAGGAGTCGGAGAAGTGGGATTATATCGCGTTTCTGGTTCAGCTtctgatttaacaaaattacgcAAATCATTTGAAAGTAATTCGTACGAAGCAGAACAACTGCTTAAAGAG gtTGACGTTCACTCTGTAACAGGTGTGCTCAAATTGTATCTCCGTGAAATGCCGGAAGCTCTCTTTACGGATGCTCTGTATCCCGCGTTTTTAGAAGCTTTCCAAACTGGCGAGTTATCAAAAGGTGCTGCTCTCAGAAGAGTATACGAAAGTCTACCAGCCGTGAACAAGGCAGTCATCGACTTTCTACTTACTCATTTGATACGAGTTAATAAACACGAGGCTCAAAATAAAATGTCTTTGCACAACCTAGCGACGGTATTCGGGCCGACGCTTCTGCGTCCTGGTACGAATTCGCGATCTGATGCAAAAAGTCGAGATCCATTAGCTGCGGGGACCGTGGACGTGATGGCACAGGCCGGTATACTTTATTGTTTCTTGCAAATGCATATGCAACAGAACAATCAGTCACTCTAG